TCCAAATCATTAAAATATGGATGATTCAGTGCCATTTTGCCAGAAATTCGTTTGGCTGGATCATAGATTAACATTTtctgggagaaaaaagaaaaagatatttatttaggaAATAAACCATTTTTTACAAAATCTCCATAAAACCTCAACTTTTCTAGCAATAAACCAAAACTAATACTTTCAGTGAATATCTATTAAATGAGCATTTCCATTAGTTTAACACACAAATGTCTCCTCCCCTACATTTCACTCTTGAGGTCTAGAATAACTTACTCTGTAAATCATAGATATTCTCAATAATCCCTTTTTGTTATCAATTATGGTAAGACTCAAGCATCCAGAAATAGCTTTAAAACTGAGACACAAATATAGGAAAGATGTCTAGTTAATTATATTTACATTGAGAATTAAACGGCCACCTGAGTTATTTACAACATTCTTGAAATGGCAGTTAACTATGGCAGTTTCTGATGTAGCTTCCAACAAGTTCCAAATAAAACCCCCCATAGCACAATGTGttataaaaatagctaaaaatgaGTCACTAAATGAATTATAGTCACACAACTTAGTATGTTAGTTTACGCACCagaaaaaactaaataaagtTTAGGACTGATGTTAAATTTGATCTTtaagaaatactaaaataaaataaaatcaacaagcaCACTAGAGATTTTACTAACTAGTTACCATCTGAACTCTCATGTAACCAGCACCATACAAACTGCTTTGTGTAAATCATGGTACTTAATTCCCACAGCTAAAAGTAGGTATTAatgtcattttacaaatgaggacattGAGACTCGAAGGGAAGTAACTTGCGCAAGTTCCCAGAGCTAAGGAATAAAGCTCAAATTTGAAACCAAGTTTAATTTACAATAATGGTTCTCAACTGGGATAGACTTTGCCCatcaggagacatttggcaatatctggagacactTTTGGTTGTCCTAACTGTGAAGAGTATACTAATGGCATCTAGAGAGTAGAAGACAGTGATGACATGCCACTAAACAAGTTATGATGCACAGAACAATGCCAGCAACAAAGATTTATCCACTCCAAGATATGTCAACTGTGGCTAGACTAAGGAATCTGATTTATAGTATTCGATTTGGGGGAAATCTAAGCTTAATTCTGTGGCATAAGGAGTCTTTACACTCTGAAAGTAACCCGAAGACCaatgagaaaatgtatacaaTGGTATAGCAATAGATCCTTCTGATGGAGAAACTAGGTACAAAGTGCGAATAAAGCTTATTCAGAAGATGGCTTTAATAATTTAGAATATCAACCAATAAGAAAAACACTTACGTCTAGCATAAACTAAGAGGGCTCAGCAGTGACAAAAATGCTAGAAAGGAGAGCCACTACAATtcagcaacttaaaaaaaaaatgtgtattaatcCTGGCTTCTCCCTCAGAATGTCCATAGCTACCTgtcagataaaaaacaaaaactaatgcTAAATCCTCCTCTCAAAGCCACTAGTGCCTCCTGATATCTAAAATGAAGATAGTATAATACAATGTACATAACAGACACCTAGCTCAAAAATGTTAATGTTCTTCCTATTTTCTAGGCAAAACAAAGAACTGAATATATTCAGAATCATCAATAATTTGAAAGTCAGTATCAAGGGCACTCCTTACCGAGAGCAAATCCAAGCCATTTTCATCCAAGTTTTTGACATGGGATGCTAGGCTTCCTGGTTTCCATTTGGGAAATGTATTCTTATAGTCCTGTAAAGATTCCACTTCTGGCCACACTTCATTATTGGGAGTGCCCAAAGCTctaaaaaacaggaaaacaaaaatttcttaaaGCATAAATGTAATCTcattgttatatatatgttacctttattatctcagtttttaATAGCTACCTGAAAATCCTGAAGAGTTGATCAATTTCTGAATCCCCATGGAAAAGTGGTTTCTTAGTTGCTAGTTCAGCAAATATGGTGCCTATACTCCAAATGTCAACTGGAGTTGAGTAACGAGCTGACCCCAGCAATACTTCTGGAGATCTGTACCAGAGTGTTACTACctattaaaaagcaaatttttacAATGAATAAATGTGGTGCATAAAATTACCTACacttaaacatttatatttttattagggcTGTCCTTTAAAGGTTGTATGACTGCCACCAATAATATTGTTTAAGTCAATTAAAGGTACACAAAATTgaagataaatatttcatttctaagttctattcattagaagacaaaacagataaaagcataataaatatttttttgcttttcaaatcaCTAAAGATCAAGACAGTTATACAGCCTTATCTTCCCCCCACTGAAAAACCAAACCCATTGATAATAGATTTGGGGTGATACTGAACAAAGTGCAGGTACTGCTTACTTGCTAAGATGGTACTAACAGTACCATTATAACATGAATAAGaaacatgagaaagaaataaagggcatccaaattgccaaggaagaagtcaaattgtccctgtgtgCAGagatgatcttatatatagaaaaacttaaaagactccaccaaaaactcttagaactgattaacaaagttgcagtatacaaaatcaaaatCAGCATGCAAAAATTAAtagtttctatacaccaataactaGCTGAAAAATAACATCAAGAAAGCAATCTAATGTACAATAGGTACaaaaaacctaggaataaatttaacaaatgagATGTATAATCTctacactaaaaactataaaacaatgaagaaaaaaatttaggaaGATACAAAAAAGACATCCCACgttcatgaactggaagaattaatataaaaatgaccATATTACCACCCaatgcaatctacaaattcagtgcaatctccatcaaaataccgaggacattcttcacagaaataaaaagaaatcctaaaattcatatagaaccaaaaaaagacCCACAATAGCTAAaccaatcctgagcaaaaacaacaaagctgaaggcatcataccacctgacttcaaaaatgtattacaaagctatagtaaccgaAACATCATGATATTAGCATAAAAAAGGACGCAGAGACCaacagaacaaaatagagaatccagaaataaatccatgtatttacagtCAACTCATTTTTGAGAAAGATGACAAGAACATTCACTAGGGAAAAgccaatctcttcaataaatggtgctggaaaaactggataatcCACATGCAGAACAATGAAACTAAACCCCTATATctaaccatacacaaaaatcaactcaaaatggattaaataagaccttaaactatgaaactactggaagaaaacagaggaaacacTGTTATTGATATTGATCTGGACAAATCATatggataagacctcaaaagctcAAGCAACAatatcaaaaatagacaaatgaggccaggtgcagcagctcatgcctataatcccaacactttgggaggccaaagcgggaggactgcatgagcccaggagttcgagaacagtctgGGAAATATGCTGACagccccgtctctaaaaaatgtaaaaattagcctagcatggtggtgcatgcctgtgtatGGGCCCAATTACTCAGGGGGCTGACAtggaaggatcactggagcccaggaggttgaggttgcagtgagccctgttcacgccactgcattccagcatgggtgacagagaaagaccctgtctcagcaaTAACAAATAGACAAACAGGATTATAtcgaactaaaaagcttctgcacagcaaaagaaacaacagaatgaACAGAATAACAGAATAATGCAACtatctgcagaatgggagaaattatttgcaaatcattcatacaacaaagaattaacatccagaataaaaaaaaatagtaagaatccaattttaaaaatggtcaaaCGATCTGAATAAAactttctcaaaagacatacaaagaccagcaagtatatgaaaaagtgctcaacatcactattcatcagggaaatgcaaatcaaaaccacaatgagctatcacacCCCAGTTAGAGTAATTAtcatcaaaagacaaaaaaataagtgctgataaggatgcagagaaagggcaACTTTTTACGCACTGTTGGTGGGCTCTTAAATTAGTAGagccattatgaaaaactgtTTAGAGGATGCTCAAAAAACTacaaactagaactaccatataattttgcaatcccactgctgggggTATatgtccaaaataaataaaatcaattatgtcaaagagatatctgcactcccatgtttattgaagcactattcacaatagtcaagatacagaatcaacctgtttccatcaacagataaagaaaatgtggtgtatacatacacacatacagaaaatgtagtgtacacacacatacgtgcacacaatggaatactagaatactactcagccataaaaaaagaatgaaattctgtcatttatgaCAACAAGGATGAgccatgaaataagccaggcacagaaggataaataccacatgttttcactcatatttGAAAACGTAAAAAGTTGATCTAATGGCCATAGAGTGGAATAGTGGTTATTCAGGGCTTAGAAGAGGAAGATAGAGATAAGTTGGTTTATGAATACAATTACagatcaaaaggaaaaataagctcTAGTGTTCTACAGCACTGTAAGCTGACTACAGTTACCAATAATTTACTGTAAATTTTCAAATAGCCCGAACAaagaattttgaatgttcccaactaaaagaaataataaatgcttgggGCAATGGATATGCTAACTACCCCAATTTAATCAATACACATTGCATACATGTATCCAAATaccacactgtaccccataaatatgtataataatgcgtcgataaaaaatgatttttaaattatttaaaaaacgtGAATAAGTCAAATAACAGATTAGTGATCTAGAACTAACCAACCATTTTAGTATATTTATCATATGGTAAAAATATTGCCTGTTAGAACAAAGCTAATGAGGTCAATAGCATTTGTttaagacaaagaaaacaaaataatcttaGTTTATTTATATAGCCatgtaaaaaaatgataaagactaACAAGCAGCCAAGACATCTAATCAGATGAGCACTGTTACTAGTTTTGATCTGGAGACAGTCTTTGGGTCAAGGGTAGACAACTCCACAGAAGACAGCCTTTCAATAATCCTTTATTATACAATGTTCCCTTTCCTTCAGAAACACTAAATGCCAAGTCAGCAATATAACACAGATCAAACATAAATTATAGTTAGTAATTCCTAAATGTATCAGAAATAATATACCTTAAGGAACAAAACCTGTCTTTGAATCAATCTGACTATAATCAGGGAGGATTCAGTCAGGAGACAGAAACCAAGGTGGTGATTTGAATGGGGAgagtttaatataaagaattaaagTACAACAAAGAATGGGaatgatgtaaataaataaagtaaaaaataatgagaatgtAAAAACTGTAGCTAGGAAAACTCCTTCCTCCTGCCATGTCCCTCTAGTACCCTCTACCTTAACAACATAGCAGCtggtaaagaaaaaatacttaaaggCTTCAGTTCCATTTTCACATAGCATGCAATGAATTTGGAGCTGAGAGGCAATAAATTGATACTGGCACAGAGTAGATATCTTTTATtgagttatttcttgactttcacaaatacagaaaataatctaGCAATCACACACATTCAAAAGCCATCAAAAACCACTGTTCCACTTACCTCATGTGTATATACTCTAATAGGTATTCCAAAAGCTCTGGCAAGGCCAAAATCAGCCAGTTTAATTGTTCCTTTGTCATCAATCAAGAGATTTTGAGGTTTTAAGTCTCTGTGAAGAACTCTTCTAGAGTGACAAAACACAATCCCCTGTAGGATTTGGTATAAATAACTCTGGAAAAAGCAAGTAAAAGTTAGAAACTTAAGCAAAGTACATGATTTTCTAAATAATCTGtttcaaagacaaaaaattaggacacagagaaataatttaattacTAGAGCTTTCAGGCCATTTTAGGCTAATAAGCATTTGTGGGTGGGAAGCCCATTTATATACAACATCACATTTGTATACCTAAGAAAAGGATCTTCACCTTATAGACATATCTATAGTAATGTGAACACATttagtctttaaaaatttttggtccCCGATCCTTAAATTACAAATTGGTTTTCTACACAGAAGCCTCTTGATTTTTCTTCTATATACCGCTACCAACTCTATTTTGTATCTTCAATACAGTTGGCCTTTTCTAtctttcatttttacatattCATTTCCTTCTTGAAAAAATTAGATTCTAAAAGTGATGGCAAAGATATTATGATTATATATTTCAATGGATAAAATTATCATAAAATGCTGCTTAGTTCAGAGAAAAGTGCTTTACAAGACATTTGTTGCCAAAGACAATGTCATTGACATCTGAAGTAGCATGGATATTACAAAAACaaagtacacagaaaaatgaCTTACAGTTTGAAATTGGAAAGTCAAACAAATGCTCCATCTTAGAGGGACAAGTGgtgttcaaaaaacaaaacaaaacggatGATCCATCTGGTTAAACTCATTCTAAGTTGAAAATACCTTGTCGAAATGCATTGAacacacctaacctaccaaacgtAGCTAAGCGTAGCCCACCTTAATTGTGCTCAAAACACTTACATTAGCATATAGTTGGAAGTGTTGAATACCTcgttatttattgaatactgtattgaaagtgaaaaaacagaatggttgcaTGGGTAAATGAAGTATGGTTTCTAGTGAATGTGCATCATTTCTGCTTCAttgtaaaactgaaaaattgTAAGTAAAACCATTGTTGCCTGTACATAAAACCAGTTAGaacaactggctagccatttggAAAAAGATAAAGCTGAATCTGTATCCCAGTTTTTAAGTCCAAATAAATCTTAAACCATACagaatttaagacaaaaaaagTATGTGTGGAAGACAGGACTTACTAAAACTACCAGAAAAATACTGACATGTATTATTCTAATACATTCGATCTTAGAGTGAGGAAGACTTAAGCAAGACATAAAAGCAGAAAGTCCAAAAGTCATGCAAGATTGTTAAAGAAAGTATCCTAACGAAAATATAGCAGAGAATAGGTATAGGCGGTTTATAATAGCTAAATATGAAGTGTTAAATtgtcatgaaatataaaattaaaacaatcttaATATGCCTTTTTCACATAGTTAAAAGATTGATAAAACCAAGTTTTGGCAATGATGTACTAAAACAATAAGTATTACACACCATGAgtatttaagagtaaattgctgcaAGTTTTTTAGGGGGCAACCagcaatatctatcaaaatgtaaataaacatcTTCAATCCATCATTCCCATTCTAAAAATTTATCCTATAAAGTTGCATACAAAGATAAATATCTATAAGGACATTCAGTGCAGTACTGTTAATAAGAGCAACAataaccaagttggaaaataatttaaatgttcatcaatatgGAAGTGGTTTAATTATATCAAAAATGTAAATAGACATAGGTAGATCTACGTCTTGATAATGTTTTacacaaaaaagggaaaatatgtatacatacatatgcaaataAGTCCACcttgtgtaaaaaaaaatctttatacacATACAAAGTGAACATACATACAAGTGTAAGATTACAAATAAAACTAACAACAGCGCTACCTCTGCAGAGTGGTTTGGTAGAACTGGTGCAAGAATAAGACACTTTTATATACTTCAGTACTTAAAACtatacaattttataatttaactGAAATATAATAAATGTCTACAATAAATTGACCAAAACATATTCAAAACTGGAATAAAACACCTACAACCACCACTCTGCCCTAGGCTTTCATTACTTTGTTTTACATGTATCTGACAGCCAAAGAAAGACCAGACTACCCTAGCTTCCAACAATACTTACCAGTTCTATGTTATCTCAGGCACTAATTTTTACTTACTAGAAACACTATCTGGTAATAACATGGGTATCTCTAACCTGTATAAACTAACCAtgagggagaaaaatgaaatactttttcTTATTCTAACACTTTTTCCAAGCATATTCCCACAAAATGCAGGGACTTCTATATATAGTCCCTTTATATCCACAatgcataaatattaataaaattagttAAGCTTTTACCTTAACAAGTGAAGAATCCATGTACTGACCAGGAGGGATAGAATCCAAGTATTTCTTCAGATCCATGGAAAGAAACTCAAAGATGAGATATAACCTGGAATCCTGCATAAGCACATCCTgaagactggggaaaaaaaatatatgagaGAAGAATCCAGCAAACATTTTTGACCTCTGTTTCACAAAATAAAACTCCTTCCATAATTTCAGTTGCTATAATAAAAACTGGGGAAGACGTAGTAGCTTCCCTAATGGAAGAGACTCAAAACTCAAATTTAAGAAAGGAATCTCAGGGCAACTATTTAAAATTAAGCCTTGTACAGGAGGTGCTTATTTATAAGGAGCCTGTATTCAAAAAGAACATATCTAGGTTGGCTACTAATTGCTGAGAGCTTATTTTTTCATTGAAGTgaattatacaaataaattttaaagtggtATCTGACCTTAAAAGCTACTTCCAATCTCTAGCCCAGCCAAGTACAATTAGATTTTAACTTGGACTGTTAGGAAGACAGCTCTCCAAAAAAAACCCAATGCAAatactttaaggaaaaaaaatctttttcatttGACCTAGCTACTTTTCTTAAGACTCTAACTAAAGGGTCTTCAGGAACTAGAGCTCCCCAAGTAGGAGAGAGTTGACAAAGCTCTATGAAAAGGGCTTTACTCCCATGGCCAATTTACCTTGCTTTTCTAGGCCCAAATATTAATCTACATCACCAAGCTCCTCCAACTCTGTTCCTGCTTTAACAGCCTGTTCTCTTTTACATATGTGCGGCATTCTCAACTAACAAAAATAGGGTTCTAGTCCACTCAGTAAGGCTAGACCAAGAAATTGAGCAAATCTAAAGATTTCcaagttgaaatttatatttgaaatagCATGCAGAAAATGGCTTACATTCAGATATTACAACATACCTGACTATATTTGGATGACGAAGTTCCTTTAATAGAGAAATTTCCCGAATTGCAGTACTAGGAACCCCTTCCTCTTCACTTTCTAGTCTGATTTTTTTCATGGCTACCACTTGACCTGTAGTTTTGTGTCTACCCTTATACACAACTCCATAGGTACCTGAAACAAAGTAAATAATATGCTGTGTGACACACCCCACAAACtaaagatctttttttcttttcttttttccttatggCAGGGTCTTGTTTtcttgtccaggttggagtgcagtgggtcaatcaaggctcactacaacctcctcctcctgggctcaagggatcctcccacagcagcctcccaagtagctgggactacaggcacatgccaccacactcggctaatttttgtctttttggtagagatggggtttcaccatgttgcccaggccagtctggaactcgtgagctcaagcaatctacctgcctcaccatcccaaagtgctgagattataggcgtgagccaccacacctggtcaaacTAAAGGATTTCAAGATCATTGAATCCCATAAGGGTCACATGATAGAAATGTCTGGTGTGGCCATATGGGAAGTATCTTACTCATACCCTCATTGCTTCCAAAAAGAAATTCAGAGTAACTACAATCTGtatggcttaaaaataaaattcatgtagTCATCACAAGTTTTCTATACATCTAAATTACCATTAATGTTCCAGCATATTTTACAGAACAAAATAGATcatttgcaaattaaaattaacCTTCTGTCAATATCCTACCCTGCAACGAAGTGGGCATAAAATATAGTGTAAAAATTTGGGCTCAGGAAATATTACTGATAAAAGTCATTATGACACTTTCAGAAAATACTGTAGAGTGCTTTATGCTTTTCAAAACACTTTTATCTGTATCTCAAAATACAGTCAACAGTCCTCATTCtcaaaagaatggagaaaaaagacCAGGTGTTTGTGTATTAAACCTAATAAAGCACATTGTATGTACTACATATTAGGAAAGCCTCACACCCATTTGCAAGTTGATGGAAATACTGATTTTGATATATAGGCTTCAGGTAATGAGCAACAATATCAATTATAAGGGATAGCAAGGAGGGAGGAGGTGGATACAGGGAATGAAATGGCAATAAGGGAGAAGACTAGCTAAAACGCGTCATATACGTGGCTGAATTCCCTAGATAAGTCTTTTTAAACTCGAGTTGGAGTTTAGCGAGGTCCTGAACCCCTTAAGTACACACAAAATTTTGTTGAATAGCTTGCTTTCCATGGCATTGGTTTAACTTCAAAAGTGATTAGAGTGCACTGTTCTAGGAAGAAGGCCTCTTCTATAGCTTTTATGAGTTTCTCTGAAggtagcaatattttaaaaaaggctAACAACCAACAAATTACCAACTGCTTAGTTAGAATATTAAGCAGTTTGAGCAGTAGCAAATTGATGCTACTTAAGCTTAATTTTTTTGACAGAACCTCTATACAAAAGTCTATGTTTTCTTAAATACTGGTgtcattttaaaactataaactgACACGAGTCATTTTATACTATTTTGATTAAATTGTGGATTAATGTATAACTTTTTGATAACCAAAATTACTCTACATTAAAGGAGAATTGActatatttaatcctcacagccatcCTTAAAAG
This region of Gorilla gorilla gorilla isolate KB3781 chromosome 8, NHGRI_mGorGor1-v2.1_pri, whole genome shotgun sequence genomic DNA includes:
- the CDK1 gene encoding cyclin-dependent kinase 1, with the protein product MEDYTKIEKIGEGTYGVVYKGRHKTTGQVVAMKKIRLESEEEGVPSTAIREISLLKELRHPNIVSLQDVLMQDSRLYLIFEFLSMDLKKYLDSIPPGQYMDSSLVKSYLYQILQGIVFCHSRRVLHRDLKPQNLLIDDKGTIKLADFGLARAFGIPIRVYTHEVVTLWYRSPEVLLGSARYSTPVDIWSIGTIFAELATKKPLFHGDSEIDQLFRIFRALGTPNNEVWPEVESLQDYKNTFPKWKPGSLASHVKNLDENGLDLLSKMLIYDPAKRISGKMALNHPYFNDLDNQIKKM